Proteins encoded together in one Lutra lutra chromosome 4, mLutLut1.2, whole genome shotgun sequence window:
- the TMEM200B gene encoding transmembrane protein 200B: MTAGSPGDFGEVRRSPEGRVSRLGRRLGRRRRPRSPPEPLRVRARLRLRSPSGAFAALGALVVLVGMGIAVAGYWPHRTGAPGPRAANASAPPLSELRREGRGAGRGHGPHERLRLLGPVVMGVGLFVFICANTLLYENRDLETRRLRQGMLRAQALRPPDGPGWDCTLLPSPGPRTPRAIGCTEPESWDRSPRRGTSPVPSVRSLRSEPANPRLGLPALLNSYPLKGPGLPPPWGPRTQTGHVIITMQPSGSCIEHSKSLDLGLGELLLRAPAPRDCAHGSWPRLDRLSLGGYAKLEGGGDLGARV; encoded by the coding sequence ATGACCGCCGGGAGCCCCGGAGACTTCGGAGAGGTGCGGAGGAGCCCCGAGGGCCGCGTCTCTCGCCTGGGCCGCCGCCTGGGCCGCCGGAGGCGCCCGCGCTCCCCGCCGGAGCCTCTGCGGGTGCGGGCACGGCTGCGGCTGCGCTCGCCGTCGGGGGCGTTTGCGGCGCTGGGGGCGCTCGTGGTGCTGGTGGGCATGGGCATCGCCGTAGCCGGCTACTGGCCGCACCGCACCGGGGCCCCAGGGCCACGCGCTGCCAATGCCAGCGCGCCCCCCCTCAGCGAGCTGCGACGCGAGGGTCGCGGCGCCGGCCGGGGCCACGGCCCGCACGAGCGGCTGCGGCTCCTTGGGCCCGTGGTCATGGGCGTCGGCCTGTTCGTGTTCATCTGCGCCAACACGCTGCTCTACGAGAACCGCGACCTGGAGACGCGACGGCTTCGCCAGGGGATGCTGCGGGCTCAGGCGCTCCGGCCGCCTGACGGCCCTGGCTGGGACTGcactctcctccccagccccggACCCAGGACTCCCCGAGCCATAGGTTGCACAGAGCCAGAAAGTTGGGACCGGTCCCCGCGTCGGGGTACCTCACCCGTTCCATCAGTGCGGAGTCTGCGTTCAGAGCCTGCGAATCCTCGTTTGGGGTTACCTGCCTTGCTCAACAGTTACCCGCTGAAGGGCCCGGGGCTGCCCCCACCCTGGGGTCCACGGACCCAGACTGGCCATGTGATTATCACCATGCAGCCCTCTGGTTCCTGCATCGAACATTCCAAGTCTCTGGATCTGGGCCTTGGGGAGCTTCTGCTTCGGGCCCCAGCGCCTCGAGACTGTGCTCACGGGAGCTGGCCCCGGCTGGACCGCCTCAGCCTGGGGGGTTATGCCAAGTTGGAAGGAGGAGGGGACTTGGGAGCCCGGGTTTGA